In Gammaproteobacteria bacterium, the sequence CGCCTCGGTGTCCGCAGTGTACGCGCCCAGGGCCGCAGCGGCGGGTTGCGTCGTCATCGACAACACCTCGCAATTCCGGCAGGAGAAAGACGTGCCGCTGGTGGTGCCCGAGGTCAACCCGCACGCCGTGGCGCAGTACAAAAACCGCGGTATCATCGCCAATCCGAATTGCTCGACCATCCAGATGGTGGTGGCATTGAAGCCCATTTACGACGCCGTCGGCATCGAGCGGATCAACGTGGCTACATATCAGTCGGTTTCCGGCACCGGCAAGGAGGCCATTGAGGAGCTGGCGGTGCAGACGGCGGCGCTGCTCAACGGCAAACCCATCGATTGCAACGTCTATCCGCGCCAGATCGCCTTCAACTGCCTGCCGCACATCGACGTGTTCATGGACAACGGCTATACCAAGGAGGAAATGAAGATGATCTGGGAGACGCGCAAGATCATGGAGGACGAGGCCATACAGGTGAACCCGACCACCGTGCGAGTGCCGGTGTTCTACGGCCATTCCGAGGCCGTGCACATCGAAACCAAGGAGAAGATGACCGCCGCCCAAGCGCGTGCTGTGCTGCAAAAAGCACCCGGTGTGGTGGTGATGGACGAGCGCAAGGACGGCGGCTATCCAACCGCCGTGACCGAGGCCGCGGGCCAGGATCCGGTTTACGTCGGGCGCATCCGCGAGGATCTCTCCCACCCCCGGGGTCTGGACTTATGGGTGGTCTCCGACAACATACGCAAGGGGGCGGCGCTGAACAGTATTCAGATAGCCGAAATCTTGGTAAAAGACCATTTCTGAGCTATAGTTAAGCTCTAATTGTAAAGTCCATTCGCAGGTTTTGTGGCATAATGGGGACATCGCCGGCGGGCGCAGGTGCCGTTTTGCCGGACAGTTGTAACAGACTCTCAATGAATTTGAAGGATCAGCGGATGAGAAGGATGAAGATCCTCGGCTTGGTCGCGTTGTTGGCGATCCCTTTCGGGGGGGCACAG encodes:
- a CDS encoding aspartate-semialdehyde dehydrogenase; this encodes MSRKFNVAVVGATGAVGEVMLSILEQREFPVGRVHAVASSRSAGRQVEFNGRQLTVEALEDFDFSGMHIGLFSPGASVSAVYAPRAAAAGCVVIDNTSQFRQEKDVPLVVPEVNPHAVAQYKNRGIIANPNCSTIQMVVALKPIYDAVGIERINVATYQSVSGTGKEAIEELAVQTAALLNGKPIDCNVYPRQIAFNCLPHIDVFMDNGYTKEEMKMIWETRKIMEDEAIQVNPTTVRVPVFYGHSEAVHIETKEKMTAAQARAVLQKAPGVVVMDERKDGGYPTAVTEAAGQDPVYVGRIREDLSHPRGLDLWVVSDNIRKGAALNSIQIAEILVKDHF